One stretch of Miscanthus floridulus cultivar M001 chromosome 18, ASM1932011v1, whole genome shotgun sequence DNA includes these proteins:
- the LOC136520374 gene encoding glucan endo-1,3-beta-glucosidase 14-like, with the protein MMVPQTVLLLCCCLLAFPPPGPLAVEAFVGGYGINYGRIANNIPSPDKVVELLRRAKIRNVKIYDADHSVLDAFKGSGINLVIAIPNELVKDMAANTSRSMDWLNQNVQPYLPETRIVGITVGNEVLGGQDQSLYQPLVDAVKNVYDGLKRLHLESKIELFTPHSEAVFATSYPPSACVFKEELMAYMKPLLDFFAMIGSPFYVNAYPFLAYISDPEHIDINYALFKPNKGIVDLNTSLHYDNMFDAQIDAAYAALHAAGYDDMEVRVAETGWASSGDQNEAGASSENARTYNFNLRKRLFLRTGTPLKPKRPVKAYIFALFNENQKPGAGSERHYGLFLPDGRISYDIGVSGLLPSSASSSVLSIKKVRAGGWILHYWATVLLCIFILFGP; encoded by the exons ATGATGGTGCCGCAGACGGTGCTGCTCCTTTGCTGCTGCCTCCTGGCGTTCCCGCCACCTG GTCCGCTAGCCGTTGAAGCTTTTGTAGGCGGTTACGGGATAAACTACGGCCGAATAGCAAACAACATCCCTTCCCCTGATAAAGTGGTTGAGCTCCTGAGGAGAGCAAAGATAAGGAATGTTAAGATATACGACGCAGACCACAGCGTTCTCGATGCGTTCAAAGGGTCTGGGATCAATCTGGTCATCGCAATCCCCAATGAGCTTGTCAAGGATATGGCTGCAAACACAAGCCGTTCGATGGACTGGCTAAATCAAAATGTGCAGCCTTATCTCCCTGAGACGCGCATCGTTGGGATCACTGTGGGAAATGAGGTGCTGGGAGGCCAAGATCAAAGCTTGTATCAGCCACTTGTCGATGCTGTGAAGAACGTGTATGATGGACTCAAGAGGCTCCACTTGGAGAGTAAAATTGAGCTTTTCACACCTCATTCGGAAGCTGTTTTTGCTACTTCTTATCCACCCTCCGCATGTGTGttcaaggaagagctcatggcatACATGAAACCTCTCCTCGACTTCTTTGCAATGATTGGCTCACCTTTCTATGTCAACGCATACCCCTTTTTGGCTTACATAAGTGATCCAGAACATATTGATATCAATTATGCTCTCTTTAAACCCAACAAAGGAATAGTTGACCTGAATACTAGCCTGCACTATGACAATATGTTTGATGCTCAGATAGATGCAGCTTACGCTGCTCTACATGCTGCTGGTTATGATGACATGGAGGTTCGGGTGGCAGAGACTGGCTGGGCTTCTAGTGGGGATCAAAATGAAGCAGGAGCTTCATCTGAGAATGCAAGGACATATAATTTCAATCTTCGTAAACGGCTATTTCTGAGGACGGGAACTCCTCTGAAGCCAAAGAGACCAGTCAAAGCATATATATTTGCCTTGTTTAATGAGAATCAGAAGCCTGGAGCTGGCTCTGAGAGGCATTATGGGCTGTTCCTTCCTGATGGAAGGATTTCATATGACATCGGTGTCTCAGGTCTACTACCTTCTTCTGCATCCTCATCCGTGCTGTCCATTAAG AAGGTTCGAGCTGGGGGTTGGATTTTACACTATTGGGCTACAGTTCTTTTATGTATTTTCATTCTTTTTGGGCCATAG